In the Solanum pennellii chromosome 5, SPENNV200 genome, one interval contains:
- the LOC107019074 gene encoding zinc finger protein SHOOT GRAVITROPISM 5-like gives MLTSNSFLFGAPSNYSDPFSSPENGFIIKRKRRPAGTPDPDAQVVYLTAEMLMESDRYVCEICNLSFQREQNLQMHRRRHKVPWKLKKKEEEKNEMDQVIKKRVYVCPEPSCVHHDPCHALGDLVGIKKHFRRKHSNYKQWICQKCNKGYAVQSDYKAHIKTCGTRGHSCDCGRVFSRVETFIEHQDSCKPQSTTTKECHDMQIPKPIFLPTTTTHIPPHDQYSKILPNLDLELFTSPNYFNQNTHNFSSFVGQSDHHHHNNNNNYIVQNNDIEVKEIIEEATTQVTRLKSEANEILKIAMEEKAMAIEKRQEAKCLIELANLEMAKAMEIRQSVCASSSSSSHVMKIIKCSSCNNKQFQSVSSSKDATLTNNYYLSSSIYRR, from the exons atgcTAACTAGCAACTCTTTCTTGTTTGGTGCTCCTTCTAATTATTCTGATCCATTTTCTTCTCCAGAAAATGGTTTtattatcaaaagaaaaagaagacctGCTGGTACTccag ATCCCGATGCACAAGTTGTATATCTTACAGCTGAGATGTTAATGGAATCTGATCGTTACGTTTGTGAAATCTGCAACCTTAGCTTTCAAAGAGAGCAAAATCTTCAAATGCATCGTCGTCGCCATAAGGTTCCAtggaagttgaagaagaag gaagaagagaaaaatgagaTGGATCAAGTGATTAAGAAGAGAGTATATGTGTGTCCAGAGCCAAGTTGTGTGCACCATGATCCATGTCATGCATTAGGTGATCTTGTTGGAATCAAAAAACATTTTAGAAGAAAACATAGCAATTACAAACAATGGATTTGTCAAAAATGCAACAAAGGTTATGCTGTTCAATCAGATTATAAAGCTCACATCAAAACTTGTGGTACTAGAGGCCACTCTTGTGATTGTGGAAGAGTTTTCTCTAG aGTTGAAACATTTATTGAGCATCAAGATTCATGCAAACCACAAAGTACAACTACTAAAGAATGTCATGATATGCAAATACCAAAACCAATTTTCTTGCCTACTACAACAACTCATATCCCACCACATGATCAATATTCTAAAATATTGCCTAATCTTGATCTTGAGCTTTTCACTTCTCCAAATTATTTCAACCAAAACACAcacaatttttcatcatttgtTGGTCAAAgtgatcatcatcatcataataataataataattacatagTCCAAAACAATGATATTGAAGTCAAAGAAATTATTGAAGAGGCAACAACACAAGTAACAAGATTGAAAAGTGAAGCAAATGAAATCCTCAAAatagcaatggaagaaaaggcAATGGCTATAGAGAAGAGACAAGAAGCAAAGTGTTTGATTGAATTAGCCAATCTTGAAATGGCAAAAGCAATGGAAATTAGACAAAGTGTTTGtgcttcatcatcatcatcatcacatGTCATGAAGATAATAAAATGTAGTTCTTGTAATAATAAACAATTTCAAAGTGtgtcatcatcaaaagatgCTACTTtgactaataattattatttgtcatcttctatttatagaagatga
- the LOC107020256 gene encoding LOW QUALITY PROTEIN: putative late blight resistance protein homolog R1A-3 (The sequence of the model RefSeq protein was modified relative to this genomic sequence to represent the inferred CDS: inserted 1 base in 1 codon) has product MSCISYEVHDLVQSLFHQSSGDDMMVKLTDHVVPRLLEDITTSKISHHHHSAAMNEDQLVELLDVLLVNLHNLPKVRVELISPSMTQYELLQNLFGNLRDFHALKXNGCVEYETIEYVLRQFQLMAERVGHFCFVLLSSQLDKTDEEDDNEHVVSQVNSMLVDLLLKMIPVSLEVMHLCCTNLKGSKSEEVGFFIKQLLEASPDILRESLIHLQEHMVINAVTPSASTFNIHVMIEFLLIILTDGLKAVIRHDKLFVLLARVIQLTKEVFVFFCNLEENMTEASGSNLNLLENIELLKVDLKNDFLKARADSSQLRFPMSDGPLFMTLLLANLKDLAYSNAYSVSLIKEEIKQVKQDLEIIRSSFGYAEKELHKDLWTRVLDLAHEAQHAINSILARDQGLLQLIFILPDTVEKIKLVQKEVQEKISKSSGIIVANAPNKLVERNSSSTVGKIIVGFEEETEWIIRKLTSGPADIDVISIVGMPGLGKTTLAYRVYNHKSIVDHFDACAWCTVDQERNEKKLLQKIFNQVIGLKERFSEKDIDDGVADKLRKQLCGKRYLIVLDDMWDTETLDELMRPFPEFHKGSRVILTSRKKEVALHGKCHSDPLYLRLLRSEESWELLKKRVFGEEGCADELKDVGEKIALKCGGLPLVVDLIGGVISKKEKKEALWAEVLNDLSSSIFKDEKEVVNVIQLSYEHLSDDVKPCLVCLATYPKDEDIKMSELEDLLIFQGLEMKSAEEVVDELISCSLVIPFDDSIFKIHDLVHDFCDIKCRKEKLFHFIGRSKAPSSLDLMPRGIIFYYKDVYSLDEYRPVFDPEQKIPSVKHLLSLKDFGVISLCFSYENHLKHLRLLKSLDLGSVTLPDSLLNEIGMLVHLKYLKIEMKTKFLPPSFSNLCNLETLVVYNVICIILSPCFWSLAKLRVVQMIWGAAFDPVITELDEDLRLENLTTLHNLYLLGSEDTEDTFKRFPNLKNLQVRIKKQIPEKICFPRLDVLNLSAFPQNSLPEYTHDFPLSLKKLKLEWFTVTSDILSSIARLPNLEELTLKYTIIEEDKEWNMEDHVVFQNLKSLKLSRLIFSKWNMDDHVIFQDLKYLELEALNFSEWKVDAEKSFPVLEKLLIDSCDKLMEIPDSFGDIASLKFINVQYSPQLKESLFKIKEYVEEMTGEDKLHVEFKDPGP; this is encoded by the exons ATGTCTTGTATATCATACGAGGTTCATGATCTGGTTCAATCACTTTTTCATCAGAGTAGTGGAGATGACATGATGGTTAAATTAACAGATCATGTCGTTCCTCGCCTCCTTGAAGATATCACAACTTCTAAAATCtcacatcatcatcattctGCTGCCATGAATGAGGATCAGTTGGTTGAACTTTTGGACGTGCTCCTCGTGAATCTCCATAACCTACCCAAGGTTCGTGTTGAGTTGATTTCCCCGTCAATGACTCAATATGAGCTTCTTCAGAATCTATTTGGCAATTTAAGAGATTTCCATGCGCTGA TAAATGGTTGTGTTGAGTATGAGACAATCGAATATGTCTTACGGCAGTTTCAACTTATGGCGGAGAGAGTAGGACACTTCTGTTTTGTCCTTTTGTCTTCTCAACTTGATAAAACagatgaagaagatgacaaTGAACATGTAGTCTCTCAAGTCAATTCCATGCTAGTCGATCTACTATTGAAGATGATTCCGGTTTCACTGGAGGTTATGCACCTATGTTGTACAAATTTGAAAGGTTCAAAGTCGGAAGAAGTTGGATTTTTCATCAAGCAGCTCCTAGAAGCCTCTCCGGACATTCTTAGAGAATCTCTGATTCATCTACAAGAGCACATGGTTATTAATGCTGTTACTCCTAGCGCTTCAACATTTAACATTCATGTCATGATAGAGTTCCTATTGATTATTCTTACTGATGGGCTCAAGGCCGTTATTCGTCATGACAAATTGTTTGTTCTCTTGGCACGTGTTATACAACTTACCAAGGAggtctttgtttttttttgtaacttagAAGAGAACATGACTgaagcaagtggttcaaatctAAACTTGCTGGAAAACATTGAACTCCTGAAGGTTGATCTCAAGAATGATTTCTTAAAAGCCCGTGCAGACTCGTCTCAGCTCCGCTTCCCCATGAGTGATGGACCGCTCTTCATGACTCTTCTGCTCGCAAACTTAAAAGACTTGGCCTATTCCAATGCCTATTCAGTTTCTTTgataaaagaagaaattaagCAGGTGAAACAAGACCTGGAAATCATAAGATCGTCGTTCGGTTATGCTGAGAAAGAGTTGCATAAAGATCTTTGGACTCGTGTTCTAGATTTGGCACATGAGGCGCAACATGCCATTAACTCAATTCTTGCCCGAGATCAGGGTCTATTGCAGCTTATCTTCATACTTCCTGATACCGTAGAAAAGATCAAGCTTGTCCAAAAAGAGGTACAAGAAAAGATCTCCAAGAGCAGCGGTATTATTGTTGCAAACGCTCCCAACAAGCTGGTTGAAAGAAACTCATCGAGTACAGTTGGTAAAATAATTGTAGGTTTTGAGGAGGAGACAGAGTGGATAATTAGGAAGCTCACCAGCGGACCAGCTGACATAGATGTCATTTCCATAGTCGGCATGCCTGGGCTTGGAAAAACTACTTTGGCTTACAGAGTGTATAATCATAAGTCCATTGTTGATCATTTCGACGCTTGTGCTTGGTGCACAGTCGACCAGGAACGTAATGAGAAGAAGTTGTTGCAGAAAATTTTCAATCAAGTTATTGGTTTGAAAGAAAGATTCAGTGAGAAGGACATAGATGATGGCGTTGCTGATAAGCTGCGGAAACAGCTCTGTGGAAAGCGGTACCTTATTGTCTTGGATGACATGTGGGATACTGAGACATTGGATGAGCTAATGAGACCTTTTCCTGAATTTCATAAAGGAAGCAGAGTGATTTTAACAAGTCGGAAAAAAGAAGTTGCTTTGCATGGAAAATGCCACAGTGATCCTCTTTATCTTCGATTGCTAAGATCAGAAGAAAGTTGGGAGTTATTAAAGAAAAGGGTATTCGGAGAAGAAGGTTGCGCTGATGAATTAAAGGATGTCGGAGAAAAGATAGCTCTAAAGTGTGGTGGTCTTCCTTTAGTAGTTGATCTAATCGGTGGagtcatttcaaaaaaggaaaagaaagaggcTTTGTGGGCTGAAGTTCTGAATGATTTGAGTTCCTCTATTTTTAAGGATGAAAAGGAAGTTGTGAACGTCATACAATTAAGTTATGAGCATTTGTCAGATGACGTAAAGCCGTGTTTGGTTTGCCTTGCAACTTATCCAAAGGACGAAGATATAAAGATGTCTGAGTTGGAAGATTTGTTGATTTTTCAAGGACTTGAGATGAAAAGTGCAGAAGAAGTAGTGGATGAGTTAATTTCGTGTAGTTTGGTAATACCTTTCGATGAttctattttcaaaattcatgatcttgTGCATGACTTTTGTGATATAAAATGTAGAAAGGAAAAGTTGTTTCACTTCATAGGACGTTCAAAAGCTCCGTCTTCTTTGGATCTTATGCCACGTGGAATTATCTTTTATTATAAAGATGTATATTCTTTGGATGAGTATCGCCCGGTGTTTGATCCAGAACAGAAGATTCCCTCTGTTAAACACCTCCTCTCTCTGAAGGACTTTGGCGTGATCAGTCTTTGTTTTTCCTACGAGAATCACCTAAAACACTTGAGGCTTCTCAAAAGTTTGGATTTGGGCAGCGTAACATTGCCAGATTCTTTGCTGAATGAAATCGGTATGCTCGttcatttgaagtacttaaaaATTGAGATGAAGACAAAATTTCTCCCTCCGTCATTTTCAAACCTCTGCAATCTAGAAACTCTGGTGGTGTATAACGTCATTTGCATAATACTATCGCCTTGTTTTTGGAGTCTCGCAAAGCTACGAGTTGTGCAGATGATTTGGGGTGCTGCGTTTGATCCGGTCATCACTGAGTTAGATGAGGATTTAAGGTTAGAAAATTTGACAACATTACATAATCTCTACCTTCTTGGTTCAGAAGACACGGAGGATACTTTCAAAAGGTTTCCTAATCTTAAAAACCTTCAAGTCCGTATCAAAAAACAAATACCAGAGAAGATATGTTTTCCAAGATTGGATGTCCTCAATTTATCTGCTTTTCCTCAGAATTCATTACCTGAATATACACATGACTTCCCTTTGAGCTTGAAGAAGCTGAAGTTGGAATGGTTCACTGTGACATCCGATATACTTTCAAGTATTGCTAGACTACCCAACCTTGAAGAACTAACTCTAAAATACACAATCATCGAGGAGGACAAAGAATGGAACATGGAAGATCATGTCGTTTTCCAGAATCTCAAATCTCTAAAATTGTCTCGTCTGATATTTTCTAAATGGAACATGGATGATCATGTCATTTTCCAAGATCTCAAATATTTAGAATTGGAAGCATTGAATTTTTCAGAATGGAAGGTTGATGCAGAGAAATCCTTTCCCGTGCTCGAGAAACTACTTATAGATTCATGTGATAAGCTTATGGAGATCCCAGACAGTTTTGGAGATATTGCGTCATTAAAGTTTATCAATGTACAGTACAGCCCCCAGCTTAAAGAGTCGTTGTTCAAAATTAAGgaatatgttgaagaaatgaCCGGAGAAGACAAGCTTCACGTAGAATTCAAGGATCCGGGGCCTTAA
- the LOC107020255 gene encoding late blight resistance protein R1-A-like — translation MERGKENEGQTKGEDNKSLVSSVVLRDDIVNLVDFTERLKNWRVQTSLDMDEVMMLTSMSLFCHLYYSFFSESCNDEMCCISNEIHDFVQSIMFHPIGQDLLASINYPDLMENIISYISSHSYAEPTMTEDRLVEILDAIVMFLQHLHKCSELIFPSITNPSELLQNVFGNLRDFCRLKVNGCLHEYETIKFGLPHLQLIVERVRHFCFTLLYCRLDIYNKFDVSLVNSNLANLLVEVIPVSLEVMHLCCTNLEGSKSEEVGRFFKQLPEASPDILRESLIHLQEHMLNTLTRSASTCNIHVMIEFLLIILTDALKDVIRHDKLLVLLARVIQLAKEVFVFLRNLEENMNEASGSNLNLLENIELLKVDLKNDFLKARADSSPLRFPMSDGPLFMTLLLTDLKDLAYSNAYSVSLIKEEIKQVKQDLEIIRSLFGYAEQELHKDLWTRVLDLAHEAQHAINSILVRDHGLLQLIFILPDTVEKIKLVKKEVQEKISKRSGIIVANAPNKLVERNSSSTVGKIIVGFEEETEWIIRKLTSGPAEIDVISIVGMPGLGKTTLAYRVYNHKSIVDHFDICAWCTVDQERNEKKLLQKIFNQVIGLKERFNEDHDIDDDVADKLRKRLCGKRYLIVLDDMWGTATLDELMRPFPEFHKGSRVILTSRKKEVALHGKCHSDPLYLRLLRSEESWELLEKRVFGEERCPDELKDVGEKIARRCGGLPLVVDLIGGVISKKEKKEALWAEVLNDLSSSIFKDEEEVVNVIQLSYEHLSDDVKPCLVCLATYPKDKDIRMSELKDLWMFQGLEMKSADEVVDELISSSLVIPFDDSIFKIHDLVHDFCDIKCRKEKLLHFIGGSKAPSSSDLMPRGIVLYNKYEFPLDEYFTVFDPEQKIPSVKHLLSLKDFGVTTSVCLSYKSHLKHFRLLKSLDLCSLILPESLLNEIGMLVHLKYLKIRMKAKVLPPSFSNLCNLETLMVNEWDMSCIMLSPWFWSLAKLRVVEMTWGAVFDPVITVLDEDLRLENLTTLRNLYLLGSEDTEDIFKRFPNLKILQVRISKQIPENICFPRLDVLNELEQLIFSVFPPNPFAECTHGFPLSLKILKLKGLALTSDTLSRLPNLEELSLEQATIEEGKEWNMEDHVAFQNLKSLKLSRLIFSKWNMEDHVIFQDLKYLELEYLNFSEWKVDAEKSFPVLEKLFICGCDALMEIPDSFGDIASLKFINVWFSLQLTESMFEIKNYVENMTGEDKLHVEFYF, via the exons ATggaaagaggaaaagaaaatgaaggacAAACAAAAGGGGAAGATAACAAATCATTG GTGTCATCTGTTGTACTCCGCGATGATATTGTCAATCTTGTAGATTTCACAGAGAGGTTAAAAAATTGGCGTGTTCAAACTTCTCTTGACATGGATGAGGTTATGATGTTGACATCTATGTCGTTATTTTGTCATCTTTATTACTCTTTCTTTTCGGAAAGTTGTAATGACGAAATGTGTTGCATATCAAATGAGATTCATGATTTTGTTCAGTCAATCATGTTTCATCCAATTGGACAAGACCTGCTGGCTAGTATAAATTATCCTGACCTCATGGAGAATATCATAAGTTATATTAGCTCACATAGCTATGCTGAACCAACCATGACCGAGGATCGTTTGGTTGAAATTTTAGATGCCATCGTCATGTTTCTACAACATCTACACAAGTGTTCTGAGTTGATTTTCCCATCAATAACGAATCCATCTGAGCTTCTTCAGAATGTATTTGGCAACTTAAGAGATTTCTGTAGGTTGAAAGTAAATGGTTGCCTTCATGAGTATGAGACAATCAAATTTGGCTTACCTCATCTTCAACTTATTGTGGAGAGAGTAAGACACTTCTGTTTTACTCTTTTGTATTGTCGACTGGACATATACAATAAATTTGATGTCTCTCTAGTTAACTCCAATCTAGCTAATCTACTTGTGGAGGTTATTCCTGTTTCACTGGAGGTTATGCACCTATGTTGTACAAATTTGGAAGGTTCAAAGTCGGAAGAAGTTGGACGTTTCTTCAAGCAGCTCCCAGAAGCCTCTCCGGACATTCTTAGAGAATCTCTGATTCATCTACAAGAGCACATGCTTAATACTCTTACTCGTAGCGCTTCTACGTGTAACATTCATGTCATGATAGAGTTCCTACTGATTATTCTTACTGATGCACTCAAGGATGTTATTCGTCATGACAAATTGCTTGTTCTCTTGGCACGTGTTATACAACTTGCCAAGGAGgtatttgtttttcttcgtAACTTAGAAGAGAACATGAATgaagcaagtggttcaaatctAAACTTGCTGGAAAACATTGAACTCCTGAAGGTTGATCTCAAGAATGATTTCTTAAAAGCTCGTGCAGACTCGTCTCCGCTCCGCTTCCCCATGAGTGATGGACCGCTCTTCATGACTCTTCTGCTCACAGACTTAAAAGACTTGGCCTATTCCAATGCTTATTCAGTTTCTTTgataaaagaagaaattaagCAGGTGAAACAAGACCTGGAAATCATAAGATCGTTGTTCGGTTATGCTGAACAAGAGTTGCACAAAGATCTTTGGACTCGTGTTCTAGATTTGGCACATGAGGCGCAACATGCCATTAACTCAATTCTTGTCCGAGATCATGGTTTATTGCAGCTTATCTTCATACTTCCTGATACCGTAGAAAAGATAAAGCTTGTCAAAAAAGAGGTACAAGAAAAGATCTCCAAGAGAAGCGGTATTATTGTTGCAAACGCTCCCAACAAGCTGGTTGAAAGAAACTCATCGAGTACAGTTGGTAAAATAATTGTAGGTTTTGAGGAGGAGACAGAGTGGATAATTAGAAAGCTCACCAGCGGACCAGCTGAGATAGATGTCATTTCCATAGTCGGCATGCCTGGGCTTGGAAAAACTACTTTGGCTTACAGAGTGTATAATCATAAGTCCATTGTTGATCATTTCGACATTTGTGCTTGGTGCACAGTCGACCAGGAACGTAATGAGAAAAAGTTGTTGCAGAAAATTTTCAATCAAGTTATTGGTTTGAAAGAAAGATTCAATGAGGATCATGACATAGATGATGACGTTGCTGATAAGCTGCGGAAACGACTATGTGGAAAGCGGTACCTTATTGTCTTGGACGACATGTGGGGTACTGCAACATTAGATGAGCTAATGAGACCTTTTCCTGAATTTCATAAAGGAAGCAGAGTGATTTTAACAAGTCGGAAAAAAGAAGTTGCTTTGCATGGAAAATGCCACAGTGATCCTCTTTATCTTCGATTGCTAAGATCAGAAGAAAGTTGGGAGTTATTAGAGAAAAGGGTATTCGGAGAAGAACGTTGCCCTGATGAATTAAAGGATGTTGGAGAAAAGATAGCTCGAAGGTGTGGTGGTCTTCCTTTAGTAGTTGATCTAATCGGTGGagtcatttcaaaaaaggaaaagaaagaggcTTTGTGGGCTGAAGTTCTGAATGATTTGAGTTCCTCTATTTTTAAGGATGAAGAGGAAGTTGTGAACGTTATACAATTAAGTTATGAGCATTTGTCAGATGACGTAAAGCCGTGTTTGGTTTGCCTTGCAACTTATCCAAAGGACAAAGATATAAGGATGTCTGAGTTGAAAGATTTGTGGATGTTTCAAGGACTTGAGATGAAAAGTGCAGACGAAGTAGTGGATGAGTTAATTTCGAGTAGTTTGGTAATACCTTTCGATGAttctattttcaaaattcatgatcttgTGCATGACTTTTGTGATATAAAATGTAGAAAGGAAAAGTTGCTTCACTTCATAGGAGGTTCAAAAGCTCCGTCTTCTTCGGATCTTATGCCACGTGGAATCGttctttataataaatatgaatttccTTTGGATGAGTATTTCACGGTGTTTGATCCAGAACAGAAGATCCCCTCTGTTAAACACCTCCTCTCTCTGAAGGACTTTGGCGTGACCACCAGTGTCTGTCTTTCCTACAAGAGTCACCTAAAACACTTTAGGCTTCTCAAAAGTTTGGATTTGTGCAGCTTAATATTGCCAGAATCTTTGCTGAATGAAATCGGTATGCTCGttcatttgaagtacttaaaaATTCGGATGAAGGCAAAAGTTCTCCCTCCGTCATTTTCAAACCTCTGCAATCTAGAAACTCTGATGGTAAATGAGTGGGATATGTCATGCATTATGCTATCACCTTGGTTTTGGAGTCTCGCAAAGCTGCGAGTTGTGGAGATGACTTGGGGTGCTGTGTTTGATCCGGTCATCACTGTGTTAGATGAGGATTTAAGGTTAGAAAATTTGACAACATTACGTAATCTCTACCTTCTCGGTTCAGAAGACACGGAGGATATTTTCAAAAGGTTTCCTAATCTTAAAATCCTTCAAGTCCGTATCAGCAAACAAATACCAGAGAATATATGTTTTCCAAGATTGGATGTCCTTAATGAACTTGAACAACTCATTTTCTCTGTTTTTCCTCCGAATCCATTCGCTGAATGTACACATGGCTTCCCTTTGAGCTTGAAGATACTGAAGTTGAAGGGGCTCGCTCTGACATCCGATACACTTTCAAGACTACCCAACCTTGAAGAACTAAGTCTAGAACAAGCAACCATCGAGGAGGGCAAAGAATGGAACATGGAAGATCATGTCGCTTTCCAGAATCTCAAATCTCTAAAATTGTCTCGTCTGATATTTTCTAAATGGAACATGGAAGATCATGTCATTTTCCAGGATCTCAAATATTTAGAATTggaatatttgaatttttcagaATGGAAGGTTGATGCAGAGAAATCCTTTCCCGTGCTCGAGAAACTATTTATATGTGGATGTGATGCGCTTATGGAGATCCCAGACAGTTTTGGAGATATTGCGTCATTAAAGTTTATCAATGTATGGTTCAGCCTTCAGCTTACAGAGTCGATGTTCGAAATTAAGAATTATGTTGAAAATATGACCGGAGAAGACAAGCTTCACGTAGAATTCTACTTTTAG